The genome window AAATTCAATGCTCCGCACCTTCCATAACACACTTCAATAGATGAAGTATTTTTTCATAGAAAAAATCTATTCGATTGAGAAGGCAACACCGGTTGGAATATATCAGAGCATTCATAAACACAATCAAGGAATGTTCGCCATGCCGGAAATAACTTTGGAATGCCAAGGGCTCCCCTGCCCGCAACCCGTCCTGAAATGCAAAAACTGCATCGAATCCGAAACGCCTGCATCCATCCAGGTCATCGTTGACAACGACCCGGCCCGGGAAAACGTCTCCCGCTTTCTCGGCGCCAAGGGATACGAGGTTTCCAGCTCCCAGCAGGGAAACGAGTACACCGTCATCGGCGTCCGCTCCGGAGAATGCGAGATCTGCAAGGTCATGACCGAAGAACAGATCCAGACGACGGCCAACCCCGACACCCAGAAAATCTGCGCCTTCATCACCACGGACGTCGTCGGCTCCGGGGATGACGAACTCGGCAGCAGGCTCATGAACAACTTCCTTGCAACTTTGCCGGAAATGGGCAATGACCTGTGGCGGATCATTCTGGTCAACGGCGGAGTCAAGCTTGCAGTGGAAGGCAGCGAATGCCTGGAAAAACTGCAGGAACTCGAGAGCTCGGGCGTTTCCATTCTTGTCTGCGGCACCTGCCTGGAATTCTTCGGCATCACGGACAAGAAACGGATCGGCGAAACCACAAACATGCTGGATGTCGTCACCAGCCTGCAGCTCGCTTCAAAGGTCATTCAAACGGCATAAGAGATAAAATATGGGCGATACGCCTGTACGCCTCAATAAATTCCTGGCGCAGAACGGCGTCGCGTCCCGGCGCGGCGCCGATGAACTTGTTTTCGCGGGCCGGGTCAGGATCAACGGAACCGTGGCCGATTCCCCGGGCATCAAGGTCATCGAAGGCCGCGACACCGTGGACGTGGACGGCAAGCCCGTCAAGGCCGCGCCATCCAGTGACGGCCTGACCATCCTGCTGCACAAGCCCGTGCACACGGTCACCACGGCAAAGGACCCGCAGGGGCGCAAGACCGTCCTCGAACTGCTTCCCCGGGAAGTCCAGAAACAGCGCCCGTTCCCCGTGGGACGGCTTGATTACTTTTCCGAAGGACTGCTCCTGCTGACCACGGACGGGGAGCTCTGCTACCGCCTGACCCACCCCAAGTGGCATTTGCCCAAGGTGTACCTGGTCACCATCAAGGGGAAAATCTCCAGCCAGGACATGGAAACCATGGAAAAAGGCATGACCCTGGCCGAGGGTGAAACCCTTGCGCCGGTCAAGGTCAAGAGCCTGCCCCCGCGCAACGGCAAACAGGTTCTCGAACTGACGCTCATGCAGGGCATCAACCGCCAGATCAGGCGCATGTGCCGCGACCTGGGCCTGACCATCCTGACCCTCAAGCGCATCAAACAGGGGCCGGTAAAGCTCGGAAATCTGGGCGAGGGCAAATGGCGCGAACTGAGCCAGGAGGAACTGGCCGACCTGAAAAAAGCGGTCAAACTGTAACCGCAAATTCCGAACGAAACAAAATAAGCCAGCCCCGAATGGAGCTGGCTTTCTTGTTTTCATCGTATATTCGGATCAGTAGGCTTGGGTATTGTCCTCGATCTGCGTGCCCTCGGGCGGAACGAACGAGAACAGGGATGCATCAACAGGCACCGAAGTCTTCACGTCGGAAAGCCGGATCTCGTTGCCGTTGCCATAGAAGTCAACGATCATGACCTGGCGCAACAGCGCCGTATCCGGCTCCACGCCGATATAGGCCTGCACCATGCCCGGCTCGGGTTCCTTGGGAGTGAGCTGCAAGACGGCATACCCCTTGCCCCACTTTTCCCGGACCTTGTCCGCGCCGTCCCATTCGGTCTTGATGTAAAAATCTTCCTTGATGTTGGCCTGCCCGGAGATGAAACGGAGAATGGTCTTGGAATCCAGCAGACCGGACACGCGATACTTGAAGGCCAGGCCTTCATCCGCAAAATAGTCCCAGGCCACATCCGGGCCGAGCACCAGGATTTCCTTTTCCGGCACAAGGGTTTCCCAGCGAACCAGGGACGGTTGCTTGAACCAGATGTCCCCGTTGCGGATCTCGTGCTCCCCACTGGAGACATTGGTCAATTCTTGCACAAAGGATGCAGTAAACGTACCCATGTCATTGTATTTCTTCTGGATGGCATCGGGCAATTCGTTCATGGGAATCGGCTCTCCCGCAAAGGCGGACGATGCGGAAAAGGCCAGCACCAGGCACAAAGCAAACAGACACTTTTTCACGACTATCTCCAATTATTCAGGCTTGATAACTCTTCTAGGCTTGCTGCCTTCCTGGGGACCGAGCAACCCGTCCTGCTCCATCTGCTCAATAAACCTGGCGGCACGGTTGAAACCGATGCGGAATCGCCTCTGGATGAGCGAGATGGATGCCTTGCCCTGATCTAGCACAAACTGTACCGCCTCGTCGTACACGGGATCATCCGACGAACCGCCGCCGTAAGTGCCGCCGCCCTCGGAGCCGCCATCGTCCTGTTTCCAGTCGCTGAAGTCGAGGTCGAAGTCCTGCTGCACGCGGCTGTTCCAGAAGTCCACCACGCCGGCGATCTCGGTCTCATCCACAAACGCGCCATGCATGCGCTTGAGCTTTCCGCCGCTGGGCTTGAAGAGCATGTCGCCCCGTCCGAGCAAACGCTCAGAGCCCACGGCGTCGAGAATGGTCCGGGAGTCGAACTTGGAGGTGACGAAGAACGAGATGCGGGTGGGGAAGTTGGCCTTGATCAGGCCGGTGACCACGTCCACGCTGGGACGCTGGGTGGCCAGGATCATGTGGATGCCTGCGGCGCGGGCCAACTGGGCCAGGCGCACGATGTGCATCTCCACCTCCTTGGCCGCTGTCATCATCAGGTCCGCCAATTCGTCGATGATGATCACCAGGTACGGCATGGGCTTGAGCGCCTCCAGCTCCTCGGGACGATCATCGCCCAGGCTGGCCAGCTTCTTATTGTAGCCCTCGATGTTGCGGACGCCGAGCTTGGCCATACTCTGATAGCGGCAGTCCATTTCAAAGACAGCCCACTCCAGGGCGCTTTTGGCCAGGCTCATCTCCGTCACCACCGGATGCACCAGGTGCGGCAGGGAGGCATAGGGAGCAAGCTCGATGCGCTTGGGGTCCACCAGCAGCAGCTTCACCTCTTCGGGCGACGCCTTGTAGAGCATGCTGAGAAGGAAGGAGTTCAAACAAACGCTCTTCCCTGCCCCTGTGGCGCCGGCCACGAGCAGGTGCGGCATCTTGGCCAGGTCCGCCACCTGCGGATTGCCCTCGATGTCCATACCGATGGCCAGAGTCAGGGGCGACTTGCTTTCCTTGAAGGGCTTGGATTCGAAGACATCGCGCAGATACACGGTCTGGCGGACTTCGTTGGGGATCTCGATCCCCACACTGTCCTTGCCCGGGATGGGGGCCTCGATGCGCACGGACGTCGCCTTAAGGGCCATGGCGATATCGTCGGTGAGATTCTCGATCTTGCTGACCTTGATGCCCGGTGCGGGCTTGTACTCGTACATGGTCACCACGGGACCGGGCATGACCTGCTGGATCTCGCCTTCGATCTTGAAATCGGCCAGGCACTCGGTGAGCCGCTCGGCACGGCTGTTGATAAGCGCCTTGTCCTGCTGGTTCTCCTGTTTGGGAGGCTCACTCAACAGGTTGATGTCGGGAAGGGGCACGTCCGAATTGATGACCGGCCTGGGAGGAACGGGCTTCTTTTTTTCCGGCTTCTGTTCCTGGGCCTTGCGCAGTTTACGGTTTTCGCGGGCTGCCTCGATAACCGGCTGCGGGCTTTCCTTGGGCTCGGGCTTCGGATCGTCAAGAAGGAACGGCGGCTCCAGCACATCCTCTTCCGCGGCGGCCTGGGCAGCCTTGGCGGCCTTCTCCGCTTTCTTCAAAGCCCTGTTCTCGGCCAGCCTTTCGCTGCGGTCCGCCAGGAATGCCAGGGCGAACGCCCCGGCCCAACGCACCCAACGGAAAACCGCATTCCAGGAAAACCCGAGAAGCAGTTGCAGGGAGGCTATGGAAATGAAGAGCCAGAGCAAAAAGGACCCGGCGGAACGCAGATATGGCAGGGTGAACCTACAGATGACCTCCCGCCCGAAAAAACCGCCACCCACAAAACCATAGGCGTCGACCGGGACAGTGGAAAACCAGGGATGACAGGCCCAGGCGATCAGGCTGACGAACAGCCCGCCAAGACCGATCCAGCGACGCCAGGTCAGCTTCAGCCTCGGGATGAAAAGGGACAGCCCCCAGTAGATGAACAGCAAGGGGACCGCCGCGGCTCCAACCCCAAAGGCCTGGACCAGCAGGCCAGCAATATGCGAACCCGCAATGCCCATGGCATTGCGGACCTTCCAGCTGTCGCTGACGGCCTGGTTGAAGGAGGGGTCTCCCTCATGAAAGGAATACACGCTCAGAAGCAGAAACACGGCAAGAAAAATGAGGGCCAGCCCGGCCAATTCCTTGCGGTACCTCTTTCTGGGCTCGGAAACGAAGTTTTTTTTCGGCTGTCGAGCCATTCTCCACCTTTGTTCGAGTAAAAAAAGGTCCCGGGTTTTCACCCACGACCTTTTGATCATTACATAAAGCCGGCAGAAAGGACAAACACCCTACTCGCGGCCGAGATATTCTCCGGAACGGGTGTCGATCTTGATCTTGTCCCCGATGTTGATGAACAGGGGCACGTTGACGTTCAGGCCGGTTTCCATGGTGGCGGGCTTGGTTGCGCCGCTGACGCGGTCGCCCTGGATGCCAGGCTCGGTTTCGGCCACTTCAAGCACCACGGATGCGGGCAGGTCGACGCCGATGAGCTCGCCCTTGTACAGGAGCACCTTCACGGTGTCGCCTTCCTTGATATATCCGCCCTTTTCGCCCACGCTTTCGCCGGCCACGTTCATCTGATCATAGGTTTCCATGTTCATGAACACGAAATCCGTGGCTTCCTTGTACAGGAACTGCATTTCCTGATGCAGCACGTCGGCCTTGGCCACCTTTTCGCCGGAGCGGAAAGTCTTGTCCAACACCTGGCCGGTGATCATCTGCCGGAGCTTGGTGCGAACCATGGCGCCGCCCTTGCCGGGCTTGTAGTGTTCGGACTTGATTATTTCAAAAGGCTTTCCATCGATTTCGATTTTCTTGCCGGACTTGAATTCGCTCGTCGATAACATCTTCTCTCCAATCCATTCAATTTATTGCAATAAAAAAACTAACCTTCAGTTTCGAGGCGCATATACAGCGCCTGAACGGCCAAGGCATAACTCAGAATTCCAAATCCGGCAATGACGCCGATGCAGCGTTCGCCCATGAGGCTTTGCTGGCGAAGAGGCTGGCTTTTACGCGCCCAGACATTGCTCAGGTGCACCTCGACGCAGGGAATGCCAATCCAGGCCAGGCAATCCGCAATGGCCAAACTGGTGTGGGTATAGGCCCCCGCGTTGAAGGCCACCCCATGCACGCCCTCTGCCCGGGCCTGCTCCAGGCGGTCGATCAGTGACCCTTCGGAGTTGGACTGAAAAAACTCCAGTTCCACATCGCCCGCATCGCGGCCCATGACCTGATCGAGCAAACCGGGCACGGCCTCCATGCCCTGGGCTCCATAAATTTCCGGCTGGCGCTTTCCGAGATGGCCGAGATTGGGGCCGTTCATTACCAGTATCCTGTATTTCGCCATCATGAACTCCTGCGGCAATCGGCTTGACTCATGGCCGGAAAAAGAGAACATTTCCTTTTCCCAATCCAACCACATGATAAAATAATGAGCTAGTTATGAACCGAACACTCGAAATAGTCAAAACAATCTATGAAATCAGCCAGCTCGAGCCCATGGAAGCCCCCCAGGTCGCCCTTGCGGGACGCTCCAACGTGGGGAAATCCTCGCTGGTAAACTGCCTCGGCGGCAGAAAAGGCCTCGCCAAAATCAGCTCGACAC of Salidesulfovibrio onnuriiensis contains these proteins:
- a CDS encoding pseudouridine synthase, with the translated sequence MGDTPVRLNKFLAQNGVASRRGADELVFAGRVRINGTVADSPGIKVIEGRDTVDVDGKPVKAAPSSDGLTILLHKPVHTVTTAKDPQGRKTVLELLPREVQKQRPFPVGRLDYFSEGLLLLTTDGELCYRLTHPKWHLPKVYLVTIKGKISSQDMETMEKGMTLAEGETLAPVKVKSLPPRNGKQVLELTLMQGINRQIRRMCRDLGLTILTLKRIKQGPVKLGNLGEGKWRELSQEELADLKKAVKL
- the yedF gene encoding sulfurtransferase-like selenium metabolism protein YedF; its protein translation is MPEITLECQGLPCPQPVLKCKNCIESETPASIQVIVDNDPARENVSRFLGAKGYEVSSSQQGNEYTVIGVRSGECEICKVMTEEQIQTTANPDTQKICAFITTDVVGSGDDELGSRLMNNFLATLPEMGNDLWRIILVNGGVKLAVEGSECLEKLQELESSGVSILVCGTCLEFFGITDKKRIGETTNMLDVVTSLQLASKVIQTA
- a CDS encoding LolA family protein, producing the protein MKKCLFALCLVLAFSASSAFAGEPIPMNELPDAIQKKYNDMGTFTASFVQELTNVSSGEHEIRNGDIWFKQPSLVRWETLVPEKEILVLGPDVAWDYFADEGLAFKYRVSGLLDSKTILRFISGQANIKEDFYIKTEWDGADKVREKWGKGYAVLQLTPKEPEPGMVQAYIGVEPDTALLRQVMIVDFYGNGNEIRLSDVKTSVPVDASLFSFVPPEGTQIEDNTQAY
- a CDS encoding type II 3-dehydroquinate dehydratase; the protein is MAKYRILVMNGPNLGHLGKRQPEIYGAQGMEAVPGLLDQVMGRDAGDVELEFFQSNSEGSLIDRLEQARAEGVHGVAFNAGAYTHTSLAIADCLAWIGIPCVEVHLSNVWARKSQPLRQQSLMGERCIGVIAGFGILSYALAVQALYMRLETEG
- the efp gene encoding elongation factor P, giving the protein MLSTSEFKSGKKIEIDGKPFEIIKSEHYKPGKGGAMVRTKLRQMITGQVLDKTFRSGEKVAKADVLHQEMQFLYKEATDFVFMNMETYDQMNVAGESVGEKGGYIKEGDTVKVLLYKGELIGVDLPASVVLEVAETEPGIQGDRVSGATKPATMETGLNVNVPLFINIGDKIKIDTRSGEYLGRE
- a CDS encoding DNA translocase FtsK, giving the protein MARQPKKNFVSEPRKRYRKELAGLALIFLAVFLLLSVYSFHEGDPSFNQAVSDSWKVRNAMGIAGSHIAGLLVQAFGVGAAAVPLLFIYWGLSLFIPRLKLTWRRWIGLGGLFVSLIAWACHPWFSTVPVDAYGFVGGGFFGREVICRFTLPYLRSAGSFLLWLFISIASLQLLLGFSWNAVFRWVRWAGAFALAFLADRSERLAENRALKKAEKAAKAAQAAAEEDVLEPPFLLDDPKPEPKESPQPVIEAARENRKLRKAQEQKPEKKKPVPPRPVINSDVPLPDINLLSEPPKQENQQDKALINSRAERLTECLADFKIEGEIQQVMPGPVVTMYEYKPAPGIKVSKIENLTDDIAMALKATSVRIEAPIPGKDSVGIEIPNEVRQTVYLRDVFESKPFKESKSPLTLAIGMDIEGNPQVADLAKMPHLLVAGATGAGKSVCLNSFLLSMLYKASPEEVKLLLVDPKRIELAPYASLPHLVHPVVTEMSLAKSALEWAVFEMDCRYQSMAKLGVRNIEGYNKKLASLGDDRPEELEALKPMPYLVIIIDELADLMMTAAKEVEMHIVRLAQLARAAGIHMILATQRPSVDVVTGLIKANFPTRISFFVTSKFDSRTILDAVGSERLLGRGDMLFKPSGGKLKRMHGAFVDETEIAGVVDFWNSRVQQDFDLDFSDWKQDDGGSEGGGTYGGGSSDDPVYDEAVQFVLDQGKASISLIQRRFRIGFNRAARFIEQMEQDGLLGPQEGSKPRRVIKPE